One genomic window of Halorhabdus sp. CBA1104 includes the following:
- a CDS encoding NAD(P)/FAD-dependent oxidoreductase codes for MTETVVVLGSGYAGAGAIQRLESELDDGQDLVWVSEKPYHLVLHESHRCIRDPTVQDDITIPIEEIKSPATTFREGRVETIDTGTDGRTVHLADGSTVEYDYLLVAVGSRTAFFGIEGLEEHALTLKSLDDALAIHDAIVEATENASPDDPATVLVGGAGQTGVQVAGEIAAYRDHHDAPIEITLVEGLESVVPGNSRAFRGAIRDRLEERSVRIQTGKFIDDVDAETVHLENGDQLPYDVLVWTGGITGQEEMNDVEIGKDRESNRLRTTTTFQTDHDQVFAIGDAALIDQPGDEPAPATAQAAWQAADVAAENIARTLRGQPLKEWRFEDKGTVVSVGEDAVATNVLYSPIETFGGIGAKVLKKVIATRWIADVSSLSRAVSAWGKM; via the coding sequence ATGACTGAGACGGTGGTCGTCCTGGGGTCCGGGTACGCGGGCGCGGGGGCGATCCAACGGCTCGAATCCGAACTCGACGACGGCCAAGATCTCGTGTGGGTCTCGGAGAAGCCCTATCACCTCGTTCTTCACGAATCTCATCGCTGTATCCGGGATCCGACTGTCCAAGACGACATCACGATCCCGATCGAGGAGATCAAATCCCCCGCAACAACGTTCCGTGAAGGTCGCGTCGAGACGATTGACACCGGAACCGACGGCCGGACGGTCCACCTCGCCGATGGCAGTACTGTCGAGTACGATTACCTGCTCGTTGCGGTCGGCAGTCGGACCGCATTCTTCGGTATCGAAGGGCTCGAAGAGCACGCACTCACGCTGAAGAGCCTCGATGACGCCCTGGCGATCCACGACGCGATCGTCGAGGCGACTGAGAACGCATCGCCGGACGATCCAGCCACCGTGTTGGTCGGCGGTGCCGGGCAGACGGGCGTCCAGGTTGCCGGCGAGATCGCGGCCTATCGTGACCACCACGACGCGCCCATCGAGATCACGCTCGTCGAAGGGCTGGAGTCGGTCGTGCCCGGCAACAGTCGGGCGTTCCGGGGAGCGATCCGCGATCGTCTCGAGGAACGGTCGGTACGGATCCAGACTGGCAAGTTCATCGATGACGTCGATGCCGAGACAGTCCACCTCGAAAATGGAGACCAGCTCCCCTATGACGTGCTGGTCTGGACTGGCGGTATCACCGGCCAAGAGGAAATGAACGACGTCGAGATCGGAAAAGATCGGGAGAGTAACAGGCTGCGAACGACGACGACGTTCCAGACCGACCACGACCAGGTGTTCGCGATCGGTGATGCAGCTCTCATCGATCAGCCCGGTGACGAGCCCGCGCCCGCAACGGCCCAGGCCGCCTGGCAGGCAGCAGACGTCGCCGCCGAGAACATTGCCCGGACACTCCGGGGGCAACCGCTGAAGGAGTGGCGCTTCGAAGACAAGGGCACGGTCGTCTCCGTCGGTGAGGACGCCGTGGCAACGAACGTTCTGTACTCGCCGATCGAGACGTTCGGCGGAATCGGTGCCAAAGTGCTCAAAAAAGTTATCGCAACGCGATGGATCGCCGACGTGTCGTCACTCTCTCGGGCGGTTTCCGCCTGGGGGAAGATGTAG
- a CDS encoding DUF555 domain-containing protein, whose amino-acid sequence MNYLVAMEAAWLVRDVEDIDDAIGVAVSEAGKRLNDQDMDYVEVEVGATTCPACGEPFDSAFIAADTALVGLVLEMKVFNAESIEHAQRIAKSEIGGALRDVPLKVVETVEFEDEADAPAETGN is encoded by the coding sequence ATGAACTACCTCGTGGCAATGGAAGCAGCCTGGCTGGTTCGTGACGTCGAAGACATCGATGACGCGATCGGCGTTGCCGTCAGCGAAGCAGGCAAGCGGCTCAACGACCAGGATATGGATTACGTCGAGGTCGAGGTCGGTGCCACGACCTGTCCCGCCTGTGGCGAACCGTTCGACTCGGCGTTCATTGCCGCCGATACGGCACTGGTGGGCCTCGTCTTGGAGATGAAGGTCTTCAACGCCGAGAGTATCGAACACGCCCAGCGGATCGCAAAGAGCGAGATCGGTGGCGCGCTCAGGGACGTTCCGCTGAAAGTCGTCGAGACAGTGGAATTCGAGGACGAAGCCGACGCACCCGCCGAGACTGGCAACTGA
- a CDS encoding CBS domain-containing protein — translation MDLPTPDDLRERRTDLGLTQSELADKADVSQPLIARIEGGDVDPRLSTLRRIVNALGEAEGGVLRADDLMNAPIASVAPDDSVHEAKQLMDAEGYSQVPVIRDGRPSGLIGNADIRQRSEDNVGELPVAQVMHESMTTVERGATLDEVDTYLDHHDAVMVVESGRTVGIITDADIAAHVS, via the coding sequence ATGGATCTACCAACGCCGGACGATCTACGCGAGCGCCGGACTGATCTTGGACTTACCCAGAGCGAACTCGCAGACAAAGCCGACGTTTCCCAGCCCTTAATCGCCCGCATCGAGGGTGGCGACGTCGATCCGCGCCTCTCGACGCTACGGCGGATCGTCAACGCACTGGGCGAAGCGGAAGGTGGCGTCCTTCGAGCAGACGATCTGATGAACGCACCGATCGCCAGCGTGGCCCCGGACGATAGCGTCCACGAGGCAAAGCAGCTGATGGATGCTGAAGGGTACTCACAAGTCCCGGTCATCCGTGATGGGCGACCGAGTGGCCTCATCGGGAACGCGGATATCCGTCAACGGTCGGAAGACAACGTCGGCGAACTGCCGGTTGCACAAGTGATGCACGAATCGATGACGACGGTCGAACGCGGTGCGACGCTCGATGAGGTCGACACCTACCTCGATCACCACGACGCAGTCATGGTCGTCGAGAGCGGGCGGACAGTTGGGATCATCACTGATGCAGACATCGCTGCCCACGTGAGCTAA
- a CDS encoding Rrf2 family transcriptional regulator produces MSSIELTPSQKNILQELINLYRDSENAVKGEEIAEKVNRNPGTIRNQMQSLKALQLVEGVPGPKGGYKPTATAYDALQIQDMDHAAEVPLYHNGERSEEANVAEINLASVHHPENCRAEVTLQGSLSNYAEGDSVTVGPTPLSKLQIVGTLDGKDDTSNKLILTIDDMVAPAETPEH; encoded by the coding sequence ATGTCATCAATCGAACTCACACCTAGCCAGAAAAACATCCTCCAGGAACTCATTAATCTCTACCGGGACAGTGAAAACGCTGTCAAAGGCGAGGAGATCGCCGAGAAGGTCAATCGAAATCCGGGGACGATCCGCAACCAAATGCAGTCGCTGAAAGCACTCCAACTCGTCGAAGGCGTCCCTGGGCCGAAAGGCGGCTACAAACCGACGGCCACTGCCTACGATGCACTCCAGATCCAGGACATGGATCACGCCGCCGAGGTCCCGCTGTATCACAACGGTGAGCGAAGCGAAGAGGCAAACGTCGCCGAGATCAACCTCGCAAGCGTTCACCACCCCGAAAACTGTCGCGCCGAAGTGACGTTGCAGGGCTCGCTCAGTAACTACGCGGAGGGCGACAGCGTGACCGTCGGTCCGACTCCCCTGTCGAAACTCCAGATCGTCGGGACACTCGACGGGAAAGACGATACCAGTAACAAACTCATTCTGACGATCGACGACATGGTCGCACCGGCCGAAACCCCCGAACACTGA
- the purM gene encoding phosphoribosylformylglycinamidine cyclo-ligase: MTDDETSPGTDDESGAAETAEDPPAEPTDDGLTYAETGVDIEASEAATSALIGAAGDFEGDFAGLVDIGEQYLALATDGVGTKLLVAEALDDYSTIGIDCMAMNVNDLVAAGIEPVAFVDYLAVEEPDSQASEQIGEGLGIGAEFADVALVGGETAVMPEVIDGLDIAGTAAGLAPKDGLFSGEAQPGDAIVGWPASGIHSNGLTLAREAVTRNHEYTDPFPPNPSKSIGEELLEPTRIYTDLLAPLREYGAHGAAHVTGGGWRNLTRMGAYRYEVEEPFDTQPIFQFVQAEGTVGDREMYRTFNMGTGFVATLDPDDAMRVVEATDDGRIIGRVIEDDQAVSVRGLDLA; the protein is encoded by the coding sequence ATGACCGACGACGAGACGTCACCGGGGACCGACGACGAGAGCGGCGCGGCTGAGACAGCCGAGGATCCACCGGCAGAGCCGACCGACGATGGATTGACCTACGCCGAGACGGGCGTCGACATCGAGGCGAGTGAGGCCGCCACGTCTGCATTGATCGGGGCTGCCGGGGACTTCGAGGGCGATTTTGCAGGGCTGGTCGACATTGGAGAGCAGTACCTCGCGTTGGCGACCGACGGTGTCGGGACGAAACTCCTCGTTGCCGAGGCGCTCGATGATTACTCGACGATCGGCATCGACTGCATGGCGATGAACGTCAACGATCTGGTTGCGGCGGGTATCGAACCGGTCGCGTTCGTCGACTACCTGGCCGTCGAAGAGCCGGATAGCCAGGCGAGTGAACAGATCGGGGAGGGCCTCGGGATCGGTGCCGAATTCGCCGACGTGGCGCTGGTCGGCGGTGAGACGGCCGTTATGCCGGAGGTGATCGACGGCCTCGATATCGCAGGGACTGCCGCCGGACTCGCGCCGAAAGATGGACTGTTCTCGGGGGAAGCTCAACCGGGCGACGCGATCGTCGGCTGGCCCGCAAGCGGGATTCACTCGAACGGGCTTACCCTCGCTCGCGAGGCCGTCACCCGCAACCACGAGTACACCGATCCATTCCCACCGAACCCCTCGAAATCCATCGGCGAGGAATTGTTGGAGCCCACGCGCATCTATACGGACTTGCTGGCTCCGCTGCGTGAGTACGGCGCTCACGGGGCCGCACACGTAACTGGGGGTGGCTGGCGGAACCTCACGCGGATGGGCGCCTATCGATACGAGGTAGAGGAGCCATTCGACACCCAGCCGATCTTCCAGTTCGTGCAGGCGGAAGGTACCGTTGGGGACAGGGAGATGTACCGGACGTTCAACATGGGTACTGGGTTCGTCGCAACATTGGACCCGGACGATGCGATGCGTGTCGTCGAAGCGACCGACGACGGTCGGATCATCGGCCGCGTTATCGAAGACGACCAGGCCGTCTCGGTTCGCGGATTGGACCTGGCCTGA
- the tnpA gene encoding IS200/IS605 family transposase, translating to MVKSTRHAKYELYYHIVFVPKSGGTEGPTDLAEQGSAQYRRSHLTGKTKERLETIFAEICEDKDLELAESEVMPDHVHLFIGSPPKNAPSLIVNWVKGISARKYNQRYDDRVKWTRSYYVGTAGSASKGAVERYIAEQEGGDE from the coding sequence ATGGTGAAGAGTACCCGTCACGCGAAATACGAACTCTACTACCACATAGTGTTCGTGCCGAAATCGGGCGGGACCGAAGGTCCCACTGACCTCGCGGAACAAGGTTCCGCTCAGTATCGGCGTTCGCACTTGACGGGGAAGACGAAGGAACGTCTCGAAACCATCTTCGCGGAAATCTGTGAGGACAAGGACCTCGAACTGGCCGAATCTGAGGTCATGCCCGACCACGTACACCTGTTCATCGGGAGTCCGCCGAAGAACGCCCCGTCACTCATCGTCAACTGGGTCAAGGGCATATCGGCGCGGAAGTATAATCAGCGATACGACGACCGCGTGAAGTGGACTCGTTCGTACTACGTCGGCACGGCGGGAAGTGCCTCGAAGGGCGCTGTCGAACGCTACATCGCTGAACAGGAAGGTGGCGACGAATGA
- a CDS encoding RNA-guided endonuclease TnpB family protein codes for MNRVNTFEVVPQTENDKECLLRLLDASASLWNELTYERRQNYFGDDDVWDTSEYRGRYNGVVGSATVQQVTRKNSEAWRSFFALKEKGEYANPPSYWGNEEDGRELRTYIRCNQYTIQWGKRSRLEIPVGQELKDEYGLGYHERLRLEVRGNPKWDGKQGRLELEYDEVSDTFRAFQPVTVPDSRLDSPLASHEAALDVGANNLVACSTTTGNQYLYNGRELFGQFRETTDEIARLQSKLREGRYSSKRIRRLYRQRTKRRDHAQNALVRDLVERLYDEGVATVYVGDLTDVLETHWSVRVNQKTHNFWAFKKFIHRLACVCEEYGISLEAESEAWTSQTCPECGDHEETVRHGDTLTCSCGFEGHADLTASETFLRENSDTEVRPMARPVRFEWDDHDWSGKPHPHESPKEVRTNPQVASVGR; via the coding sequence ATGAATCGCGTCAACACCTTCGAGGTGGTTCCACAGACCGAGAACGACAAAGAGTGCCTCCTACGGCTACTTGACGCCTCCGCCTCCCTGTGGAACGAACTGACCTACGAACGTCGTCAGAACTACTTCGGTGACGACGACGTGTGGGACACCTCCGAGTACCGAGGACGATACAACGGCGTCGTCGGTAGCGCGACCGTCCAACAGGTCACGCGCAAGAACAGCGAAGCGTGGCGGTCGTTCTTCGCGCTAAAAGAGAAGGGCGAGTACGCCAACCCGCCGTCGTACTGGGGCAACGAGGAGGACGGACGCGAACTCCGCACCTACATCCGATGCAACCAGTACACGATTCAGTGGGGCAAGCGTAGCCGTCTCGAAATCCCCGTCGGGCAAGAACTGAAAGACGAATACGGACTCGGCTACCACGAACGACTCCGCCTCGAAGTCCGAGGCAACCCGAAGTGGGACGGCAAACAGGGTCGTCTGGAACTTGAGTACGACGAGGTGAGCGACACGTTCAGGGCTTTCCAACCAGTCACCGTACCTGATTCTCGACTGGATTCACCACTGGCTTCTCACGAAGCCGCCCTCGACGTTGGCGCAAACAACCTCGTCGCCTGTTCCACGACCACTGGGAACCAGTACCTCTACAACGGTCGAGAGTTGTTCGGACAGTTCCGCGAGACGACCGACGAAATCGCCCGCCTCCAGTCGAAACTCCGCGAAGGACGCTACAGTTCCAAACGGATTCGACGGCTGTACCGACAGCGAACGAAGCGCCGCGACCACGCACAGAACGCGCTGGTGCGCGACCTCGTTGAACGGCTGTACGACGAGGGCGTGGCGACGGTGTACGTGGGTGATTTAACCGACGTGCTGGAAACGCACTGGTCGGTCAGGGTGAACCAGAAGACGCACAACTTCTGGGCGTTCAAAAAGTTCATCCACCGTCTCGCCTGCGTCTGTGAGGAATACGGCATCAGTCTTGAAGCCGAGTCGGAAGCGTGGACGAGTCAGACGTGTCCCGAGTGTGGCGACCACGAGGAGACGGTTCGCCACGGCGATACGCTGACGTGTTCGTGTGGTTTCGAGGGACACGCCGACCTCACGGCGTCAGAGACGTTCCTTCGAGAAAACAGCGATACGGAAGTCAGGCCGATGGCACGGCCCGTGCGATTCGAGTGGGACGACCACGATTGGTCGGGGAAACCACACCCTCACGAAAGTCCCAAAGAAGTGCGCACAAACCCGCAAGTTGCCTCCGTGGGTCGGTAG